Proteins found in one Xenopus laevis strain J_2021 chromosome 1L, Xenopus_laevis_v10.1, whole genome shotgun sequence genomic segment:
- the LOC108696007 gene encoding oocyte zinc finger protein XlCOF8.4 isoform X3 gives MKRSKKVTDRATVGNKQIPLSERILSVTLEIVYLLTGQDYVVSKGPSAGVVQSCSDCLLDGFCQRHIPTVSHSSRSVLHKENARKLLELISNIFHMLTEEVAIRHEESGNYFSSEEWDYLRGNHMFYTDVIKENPQQLHSPDDDNEDCSHIGANVGSDLCRTNKAGAKQTGAGMEEAHLMECEQRYSTLSHCIKQEPDIEEEALAMNMETQMLPAAVKQEPDSSTSDARSSPSAHYISDGVKDESSSWEEGEEHSNCRIYPLTEHIHESNTSPNIRCRLNSRLSDNYESDKSNIRCRLNSRLTDNYESDKSNIRCRLNSRLSDNYESEEEKEGSGSWGEGQSDYSSNTIIDTDTAAPSIGSNLMNTFSEAEINEFGDTFPYATAITSHLNALQAARGCAICFKHFNSNRDLARHMRTHTGEKPFICSDCGKCFNDSSILIRHMKIHTGEKPFCCPQCGRKFRRRAHLIVHERTHTGEKPFTCPECGKSFARRSHLMDHRIIHNGEKKYSCPECGKCFGLQGYLNKHFKIHTIKVSVP, from the exons ATGAAAAGGTCAAAGAAAGTAACGGATAGAGCGACGGTGGGGAACAAGCAAATCCCCCTGAGTGAGAGAATCCTCAGCGTCACACTGGAGATTGTCTATTTGCTGACAGGACAG GACTATGTTGTGAGTAAGGGTCCCAGTGCCGGGGTCGTACAGAGCTGCAGTGACTGTTTGTTGGACGGATTCTGCCAGCGCCACATTCCAACCGTGTCCCATTCCTCCCGCTCCGTCTTACACAAGGAAAATGCCCGAAAGCTCCTGGAACTCATCTCCAACATCTTTCACATGCTGACTGAGGAG GTTGCCATAAGGCACGAGGAATCGGGCAACTACTTTTCCTCAGAGGAGTGGGACTATTTAAGGGGAAACCACATGTTTTACACAGACGTAATTAAGGAGAATCCCCAGCAGCTCCACTCACCAG ATGATGATAATGAAGACTGTAGCCATATTGGCGCTAATGTGGGATCAGATTTGTGCCGTACAAATAAAGCGGGTGCAAAGCAGACTGGCGCTGGGATGGAAGAGGCACATCTCATGGAGTGTGAGCAGAGATACAGCACTTTATCCCATTGCATCAAGCAGGAGCCCGACATAGAGGAAGAGGCTCTGGCAATGAACATGGAAACACAAATGTTACCCGCTGCTGTCAAACAAGAACCCGACTCTTCCACTAGTGATGCGAGAAGCAGCCCCTCTGCACATTATATATCCGACGGTGTTAAAGACGAGTCCAGTTCCTGGGAAGAAGGAGAAGAACATTCCAACTGCAGAATTTATCCTCTTACAGAACACATTCACGAGTCAAACACGTCTCCTAATATCAGATGCAGGCTTAATAGCCGATTATCTGATAATTACGAGTCGGATAAATCTAATATCAGATGCAGGCTTAATAGTCGATTAACTGATAATTACGAGTCAGATAAATCTAATATCAGATGCAGGCTAAATAGCCGATTATCTGATAATTACGAGTCTGAGGAAGAGAAGGAAGGGTCGGGTTCTTGGGGAGAAGGTCAGTCCGATTACAGTAGTAACACCATAATAGATACTGATACCGCTGCTCCCAGCATAGGCTCCAACCTCATGAACACTTTCTCTGAAGCAGAAATAAATGAATTTGGCGACACCTTCCCTTATGCAACGGCCATCACTTCTCACCTGAATGCCCTGCAGGCGGCTCGTGGCTGTGCCATTTGCTTCAAGCATTTCAATAGTAACAGAGATCTCGCCCGGCACATGAGAactcacacgggggagaaaccctTCATCTGCTCCGACTGCGGCAAATGCTTTAACGACAGCTCCATTCTCATACGGCACATGAAAAtccacacgggagagaaaccctTCTGTTGTCCTCAGTGTGGGAGAAAGTTTCGCCGTCGCGCCCACCTCATTGTACACGAGAGAactcacaccggggagaaaccattcacttgccCTGAGTGTGGCAAAAGCTTTGCCCGTCGCTCTCACCTTATGGATCATCGTATCATTCACAATGGAGAGAAAAAATACTCCTGCCCCGAGTGTGGCAAATGCTTTGGACTTCAGGGCTACCTCAATAAACACTTCAAAATCCACACAATTAAAGTTTCTGTTCCCTGA
- the LOC108696007 gene encoding oocyte zinc finger protein XlCOF8.4 isoform X2, whose protein sequence is MSPPAERMKRSKKVTDRATVGNKQIPLSERILSVTLEIVYLLTGQDYVVSKGPSAGVVQSCSDCLLDGFCQRHIPTVSHSSRSVLHKENARKLLELISNIFHMLTEEVAIRHEESGNYFSSEEWDYLRGNHMFYTDVIKENPQQLHSPDDDNEDCSHIGANVGSDLCRTNKAGAKQTGAGMEEAHLMECEQRYSTLSHCIKQEPDIEEEALAMNMETQMLPAAVKQEPDSSTSDARSSPSAHYISDGVKDESSSWEEGEEHSNCRIYPLTEHIHESNTSPNIRCRLNSRLSDNYESDKSNIRCRLNSRLTDNYESDKSNIRCRLNSRLSDNYESEEEKEGSGSWGEGQSDYSSNTIIDTDTAAPSIGSNLMNTFSEAEINEFGDTFPYATAITSHLNALQAARGCAICFKHFNSNRDLARHMRTHTGEKPFICSDCGKCFNDSSILIRHMKIHTGEKPFCCPQCGRKFRRRAHLIVHERTHTGEKPFTCPECGKSFARRSHLMDHRIIHNGEKKYSCPECGKCFGLQGYLNKHFKIHTIKVSVP, encoded by the exons ATGAGCCCACCTGCAG AGAGAATGAAAAGGTCAAAGAAAGTAACGGATAGAGCGACGGTGGGGAACAAGCAAATCCCCCTGAGTGAGAGAATCCTCAGCGTCACACTGGAGATTGTCTATTTGCTGACAGGACAG GACTATGTTGTGAGTAAGGGTCCCAGTGCCGGGGTCGTACAGAGCTGCAGTGACTGTTTGTTGGACGGATTCTGCCAGCGCCACATTCCAACCGTGTCCCATTCCTCCCGCTCCGTCTTACACAAGGAAAATGCCCGAAAGCTCCTGGAACTCATCTCCAACATCTTTCACATGCTGACTGAGGAG GTTGCCATAAGGCACGAGGAATCGGGCAACTACTTTTCCTCAGAGGAGTGGGACTATTTAAGGGGAAACCACATGTTTTACACAGACGTAATTAAGGAGAATCCCCAGCAGCTCCACTCACCAG ATGATGATAATGAAGACTGTAGCCATATTGGCGCTAATGTGGGATCAGATTTGTGCCGTACAAATAAAGCGGGTGCAAAGCAGACTGGCGCTGGGATGGAAGAGGCACATCTCATGGAGTGTGAGCAGAGATACAGCACTTTATCCCATTGCATCAAGCAGGAGCCCGACATAGAGGAAGAGGCTCTGGCAATGAACATGGAAACACAAATGTTACCCGCTGCTGTCAAACAAGAACCCGACTCTTCCACTAGTGATGCGAGAAGCAGCCCCTCTGCACATTATATATCCGACGGTGTTAAAGACGAGTCCAGTTCCTGGGAAGAAGGAGAAGAACATTCCAACTGCAGAATTTATCCTCTTACAGAACACATTCACGAGTCAAACACGTCTCCTAATATCAGATGCAGGCTTAATAGCCGATTATCTGATAATTACGAGTCGGATAAATCTAATATCAGATGCAGGCTTAATAGTCGATTAACTGATAATTACGAGTCAGATAAATCTAATATCAGATGCAGGCTAAATAGCCGATTATCTGATAATTACGAGTCTGAGGAAGAGAAGGAAGGGTCGGGTTCTTGGGGAGAAGGTCAGTCCGATTACAGTAGTAACACCATAATAGATACTGATACCGCTGCTCCCAGCATAGGCTCCAACCTCATGAACACTTTCTCTGAAGCAGAAATAAATGAATTTGGCGACACCTTCCCTTATGCAACGGCCATCACTTCTCACCTGAATGCCCTGCAGGCGGCTCGTGGCTGTGCCATTTGCTTCAAGCATTTCAATAGTAACAGAGATCTCGCCCGGCACATGAGAactcacacgggggagaaaccctTCATCTGCTCCGACTGCGGCAAATGCTTTAACGACAGCTCCATTCTCATACGGCACATGAAAAtccacacgggagagaaaccctTCTGTTGTCCTCAGTGTGGGAGAAAGTTTCGCCGTCGCGCCCACCTCATTGTACACGAGAGAactcacaccggggagaaaccattcacttgccCTGAGTGTGGCAAAAGCTTTGCCCGTCGCTCTCACCTTATGGATCATCGTATCATTCACAATGGAGAGAAAAAATACTCCTGCCCCGAGTGTGGCAAATGCTTTGGACTTCAGGGCTACCTCAATAAACACTTCAAAATCCACACAATTAAAGTTTCTGTTCCCTGA
- the LOC108696007 gene encoding oocyte zinc finger protein XlCOF7.1 isoform X4, whose product MLRVTLMPERMKRSKKVTDRATVGNKQIPLSERILSVTLEIVYLLTGQDYVVSKGPSAGVVQSCSDCLLDGFCQRHIPTVSHSSRSVLHKENARKLLELISNIFHMLTEEVAIRHEESGNYFSSEEWDYLRGNHMFYTDVIKENPQQLHSPDDDNEDCSHIGANVGSDLCRTNKAGAKQTGAGMEEAHLMECEQRYSTLSHCIKQEPDIEEEALAMNMETQMLPAAVKQEPDSSTSDARSSPSAHYISDGVKDESSSWEEGEEHSNCRIYPLTEHIHESNTSPNIRCRLNSRLSDNYESDKSNIRCRLNSRLSDNYESEEEKEGSGSWGEGQSDYSSNTIIDTDTAAPSIGSNLMNTFSEAEINEFGDTFPYATAITSHLNALQAARGCAICFKHFNSNRDLARHMRTHTGEKPFICSDCGKCFNDSSILIRHMKIHTGEKPFCCPQCGRKFRRRAHLIVHERTHTGEKPFTCPECGKSFARRSHLMDHRIIHNGEKKYSCPECGKCFGLQGYLNKHFKIHTIKVSVP is encoded by the exons ATGCTCCGCGTTACCCTCATGCCTG AGAGAATGAAAAGGTCAAAGAAAGTAACGGATAGAGCGACGGTGGGGAACAAGCAAATCCCCCTGAGTGAGAGAATCCTCAGCGTCACACTGGAGATTGTCTATTTGCTGACAGGACAG GACTATGTTGTGAGTAAGGGTCCCAGTGCCGGGGTCGTACAGAGCTGCAGTGACTGTTTGTTGGACGGATTCTGCCAGCGCCACATTCCAACCGTGTCCCATTCCTCCCGCTCCGTCTTACACAAGGAAAATGCCCGAAAGCTCCTGGAACTCATCTCCAACATCTTTCACATGCTGACTGAGGAG GTTGCCATAAGGCACGAGGAATCGGGCAACTACTTTTCCTCAGAGGAGTGGGACTATTTAAGGGGAAACCACATGTTTTACACAGACGTAATTAAGGAGAATCCCCAGCAGCTCCACTCACCAG ATGATGATAATGAAGACTGTAGCCATATTGGCGCTAATGTGGGATCAGATTTGTGCCGTACAAATAAAGCGGGTGCAAAGCAGACTGGCGCTGGGATGGAAGAGGCACATCTCATGGAGTGTGAGCAGAGATACAGCACTTTATCCCATTGCATCAAGCAGGAGCCCGACATAGAGGAAGAGGCTCTGGCAATGAACATGGAAACACAAATGTTACCCGCTGCTGTCAAACAAGAACCCGACTCTTCCACTAGTGATGCGAGAAGCAGCCCCTCTGCACATTATATATCCGACGGTGTTAAAGACGAGTCCAGTTCCTGGGAAGAAGGAGAAGAACATTCCAACTGCAGAATTTATCCTCTTACAGAACACATTCACGAGTCAAACACGTCTCCTAATATCAGATGCAGGCTTAATAGCCGATTATCTGATAATTACGAGTCGGATAAATCTAATATCAGATGCAG GCTAAATAGCCGATTATCTGATAATTACGAGTCTGAGGAAGAGAAGGAAGGGTCGGGTTCTTGGGGAGAAGGTCAGTCCGATTACAGTAGTAACACCATAATAGATACTGATACCGCTGCTCCCAGCATAGGCTCCAACCTCATGAACACTTTCTCTGAAGCAGAAATAAATGAATTTGGCGACACCTTCCCTTATGCAACGGCCATCACTTCTCACCTGAATGCCCTGCAGGCGGCTCGTGGCTGTGCCATTTGCTTCAAGCATTTCAATAGTAACAGAGATCTCGCCCGGCACATGAGAactcacacgggggagaaaccctTCATCTGCTCCGACTGCGGCAAATGCTTTAACGACAGCTCCATTCTCATACGGCACATGAAAAtccacacgggagagaaaccctTCTGTTGTCCTCAGTGTGGGAGAAAGTTTCGCCGTCGCGCCCACCTCATTGTACACGAGAGAactcacaccggggagaaaccattcacttgccCTGAGTGTGGCAAAAGCTTTGCCCGTCGCTCTCACCTTATGGATCATCGTATCATTCACAATGGAGAGAAAAAATACTCCTGCCCCGAGTGTGGCAAATGCTTTGGACTTCAGGGCTACCTCAATAAACACTTCAAAATCCACACAATTAAAGTTTCTGTTCCCTGA
- the LOC108696007 gene encoding oocyte zinc finger protein XlCOF8.4 isoform X1, protein MLRVTLMPERMKRSKKVTDRATVGNKQIPLSERILSVTLEIVYLLTGQDYVVSKGPSAGVVQSCSDCLLDGFCQRHIPTVSHSSRSVLHKENARKLLELISNIFHMLTEEVAIRHEESGNYFSSEEWDYLRGNHMFYTDVIKENPQQLHSPDDDNEDCSHIGANVGSDLCRTNKAGAKQTGAGMEEAHLMECEQRYSTLSHCIKQEPDIEEEALAMNMETQMLPAAVKQEPDSSTSDARSSPSAHYISDGVKDESSSWEEGEEHSNCRIYPLTEHIHESNTSPNIRCRLNSRLSDNYESDKSNIRCRLNSRLTDNYESDKSNIRCRLNSRLSDNYESEEEKEGSGSWGEGQSDYSSNTIIDTDTAAPSIGSNLMNTFSEAEINEFGDTFPYATAITSHLNALQAARGCAICFKHFNSNRDLARHMRTHTGEKPFICSDCGKCFNDSSILIRHMKIHTGEKPFCCPQCGRKFRRRAHLIVHERTHTGEKPFTCPECGKSFARRSHLMDHRIIHNGEKKYSCPECGKCFGLQGYLNKHFKIHTIKVSVP, encoded by the exons ATGCTCCGCGTTACCCTCATGCCTG AGAGAATGAAAAGGTCAAAGAAAGTAACGGATAGAGCGACGGTGGGGAACAAGCAAATCCCCCTGAGTGAGAGAATCCTCAGCGTCACACTGGAGATTGTCTATTTGCTGACAGGACAG GACTATGTTGTGAGTAAGGGTCCCAGTGCCGGGGTCGTACAGAGCTGCAGTGACTGTTTGTTGGACGGATTCTGCCAGCGCCACATTCCAACCGTGTCCCATTCCTCCCGCTCCGTCTTACACAAGGAAAATGCCCGAAAGCTCCTGGAACTCATCTCCAACATCTTTCACATGCTGACTGAGGAG GTTGCCATAAGGCACGAGGAATCGGGCAACTACTTTTCCTCAGAGGAGTGGGACTATTTAAGGGGAAACCACATGTTTTACACAGACGTAATTAAGGAGAATCCCCAGCAGCTCCACTCACCAG ATGATGATAATGAAGACTGTAGCCATATTGGCGCTAATGTGGGATCAGATTTGTGCCGTACAAATAAAGCGGGTGCAAAGCAGACTGGCGCTGGGATGGAAGAGGCACATCTCATGGAGTGTGAGCAGAGATACAGCACTTTATCCCATTGCATCAAGCAGGAGCCCGACATAGAGGAAGAGGCTCTGGCAATGAACATGGAAACACAAATGTTACCCGCTGCTGTCAAACAAGAACCCGACTCTTCCACTAGTGATGCGAGAAGCAGCCCCTCTGCACATTATATATCCGACGGTGTTAAAGACGAGTCCAGTTCCTGGGAAGAAGGAGAAGAACATTCCAACTGCAGAATTTATCCTCTTACAGAACACATTCACGAGTCAAACACGTCTCCTAATATCAGATGCAGGCTTAATAGCCGATTATCTGATAATTACGAGTCGGATAAATCTAATATCAGATGCAGGCTTAATAGTCGATTAACTGATAATTACGAGTCAGATAAATCTAATATCAGATGCAGGCTAAATAGCCGATTATCTGATAATTACGAGTCTGAGGAAGAGAAGGAAGGGTCGGGTTCTTGGGGAGAAGGTCAGTCCGATTACAGTAGTAACACCATAATAGATACTGATACCGCTGCTCCCAGCATAGGCTCCAACCTCATGAACACTTTCTCTGAAGCAGAAATAAATGAATTTGGCGACACCTTCCCTTATGCAACGGCCATCACTTCTCACCTGAATGCCCTGCAGGCGGCTCGTGGCTGTGCCATTTGCTTCAAGCATTTCAATAGTAACAGAGATCTCGCCCGGCACATGAGAactcacacgggggagaaaccctTCATCTGCTCCGACTGCGGCAAATGCTTTAACGACAGCTCCATTCTCATACGGCACATGAAAAtccacacgggagagaaaccctTCTGTTGTCCTCAGTGTGGGAGAAAGTTTCGCCGTCGCGCCCACCTCATTGTACACGAGAGAactcacaccggggagaaaccattcacttgccCTGAGTGTGGCAAAAGCTTTGCCCGTCGCTCTCACCTTATGGATCATCGTATCATTCACAATGGAGAGAAAAAATACTCCTGCCCCGAGTGTGGCAAATGCTTTGGACTTCAGGGCTACCTCAATAAACACTTCAAAATCCACACAATTAAAGTTTCTGTTCCCTGA